TATCCGACAATTTCAGCTTAGATGCAACAGTGGTAGTACAAGAAGAAGAatcatcctcctcctcctccatgCTCTCATCCTCCTCTAATTTTGCTCTTTTGGGGCGGCGATAAtcagagtaatcatcaacaagaATATCAAGAACACGCTCAGCGTCTTTCAGCTTATTAGCAAACGCGAGAAGCGAAGAATCCTTGGACTGGATTTCGCGGGCGACTTTCTTCTTAGCATCCTGGAGATCAAGAATCTCTTGAAGCTCCGCAACAGCTTCGAAGAGCTGGGTTTGAAGGACAGTGAAAAGGGAGTGGATTTCTTTGGCAGTAGAAGGGGAGGACTCGAGCGGGGTGGGTTGGGTTTGAGGGGGGAGGAAAGTAGGGAGAGAGCCACGAAATGCGGTGAGCCAGAGGGAGCGATTAGGCGAGACCTCGAAGAGTTTGGAGGCTAAAGAAGCCATTTGGAGGAGAAGGGTTTGGGCTCTAGGGAGAGGTGGgagtagagagagaagagttgaagaagtggtggtggtggagataATGGGAGCTGTGTTTGATGATGAGAGATTGGAAGAAGGTTGGAGCTGGTGATTTGGGTGATGGGTGATTTTTGGTGGAGTAGGGTTTTGAAGTGAAGGTGAATTTGGGTTTGTGAGCCCTAACCTTGCTGGAGATTGAAGCATTTTTTGGGATTTGGTACTTTTATTATTGGATTTGCACctataaattttgttctttctaATTCAATTCAAACAATACTAACCAGGAATTTGAACAATGTTAACATAGTAATTGCATAGTGTGGAAATAGTTATTCCTAAGTAGGTATTAGCATAGccagaaaaaacaaaaccctagaaaaaCCTTTAGTTTTGGGAAAGATGAAATTGAAGTTCGATTGGAATATacaaatctctaaaattaattGTAAATCAATGACTGTAATCAGTGAATCGAGTTTGGGGAGAGAAAACCTGTAGGACGAACCTGAACACGTGCGGGGAATTTCACACGAGCGAAGGTTtccgaagaagaaggaaactaAAACTCAGTgagacaagagagagagagaaactgtTAAAGTGTCGGGGAAAgcgtaaaatattttacagtttttgacttttattgttcattttgactgaaaatattttagattttgacccattattttactacaaaacCACGCCGTAAAATATGAAAactatttccttaaaaatattttacataaaaacaaacagaacattAATGGAATTTTGATTGAGTGTGGTGATTCGTATTCTTCTATTTGAACTAATTTGAGGTGGTATTTTATCATTGGATGGTGTAAACATTTATATCGGGTCTAttgaatttaaacttttttttttaagagagaattaaataaaaaaaagtttcacagaactgcatatatatttttagatggTGCAGCTTTGCAAAAATGATGTATTAGTTACTCCCCAGTTCAAGttaatacatataaatataaagaaggctttttttttgttttttttttttggtgtgatgAAAAACAAATCACAGAGAGGCATATGcttcatataataaaaaaaaaaaaaaaaaaaaaaaaaaaaaaaaaaaaaagataaagagttTTTAAGAACCCATCTGGTCAAGATATGAGCAACTTTGTTACAATCATGATTTACCCAATTACTATCTAAGAAAATGAATTGCACAGTAAGAGACTGAACTTCATCTGCAAAATTAAGCAGCCTTCAAGGGATACGCTACCTACGAGCTTTAACTGCATCAATGCAATTTTGGGAATCACTCTCCACTCTAACATTGTGTATATTAAATCGACTTGCCAAGATAATTGCCCAGTGAATTGTAAAGAAGACTGTTCTAAACAATTGTAGAGGAGATGACTGGATGATTGGAAAGATGtggaaaatagagagaaaataatataggTAGCCTTTGTAATATGGTAAACATGGAAAGCTCGAAATTAGGGCTGTCAATGCTCGACCTAAcccgcgaacacgacacgaTAATAAACGTATCATAAACGGGTCAACCGCGTAACTCGTAATAGATATGTTTGACCCactaatttatttgtgttaacccAAAATGACTCAattaacacaacccgtttaatttgtataacaaataaatatttattttattttagatttgtcaaataccttttatatccaacatatattttaaatttaaaaagaaaagtgagtaattataaaaacttacggggatataattggaaattgaaattttataaactcTAGATCTCTAAATACtaaaaaccctaaatctctaaaccttcttataaatatctttttctttctttttttaatttcagccGTACTACTCACTCTACTATCTTATAGTTTCACGCCCAATTCTCAAACTCAAAGTCTCAAACCGGTTAttgctctctctccctctctctaatgtgtttattttttctgcATAATACTTTTGTTATATAAACTTTGAACCCATGTGCCGTTATTAATATATGAGATATATTAATTGTTGATTAAGGCCACAGTTGTAgcttttgtcctttttttttttttttttttttttttttgtgtgtgtttgtattagTGTTGGGCAAAGTCTGCATATCTTGCAAGTGGGTTTATTGAGATAGTTTATAAACTAGATCTTATGAGTATTGCTTTTAAAGATTACAagaatgtgggttgaagacttgaagtgtatgcattacttttgggatgtaaaaaaaaattattcttagatggatgttatatttaatattatgcaaatTGAAATAGGTTATGTTATATTCGTGCCAACCCAACACGATTCGTTTATTAAgtgtgtcaaatgggttgggtcaggtcaacccgctTTATTAACAggttgggttagggttgaaggatcatgacacgattattaaatgggtcgggttagggttgagtcaTTTAGTTGAATACCCCTAGCTACatcgacacgacacgaacccgatacgctaacccgaattgacacccctactcGAAATGAGGTTGAATTCAACCAAATTGAGAGAATAGCCTATACAAGTTGCAAATATACAAAAGCAGATTCACAAGAGCATATAAAAATACTTAAGTATAAACAAAAGAGATTGAAGTGTACGCACTGAGTGGCAGCCTCATATCCCTCATGAACAAGGgagaataaaaggaaaatattggTGGTGTTttagaataaagaaagaaaagttggTGGAGTTGCCATTGTCTTCCGGATGAAGAAGACTATGGTTTTTGTTGGGGTGGCTAAATGTGCTCATGCAAAGATTAAGGAGATGCTAGCAATCTGAGAGTGTATTAAACTTGAGAAGAAACGAGTTATGTATAGTTGAAGGAGATGCAGAAGAGGTAAATGACACGATTAACTGATTACCAGTTAGATGCAAGTAGACACTATTCTGATGGGAACTATTTGatattaacaataataatacgTAGAAGAATGAAATCAAGAGcttgaaatttttaatactGTACAACAGAATGAGAATAGATTAACACACcaattaatttcttttggagTGTAGTACGATGAATTTTCAACATGGATTGGATTGAAGATCCTCTGGATTGGTTAACATCCAATAGTTGATGAGGACAAAGTAATGTCACTTAGCTTTATCATCATAAAGTAAATGATTTTGTACGGGAAATGTATTTTTACAGTATTCTTGCAGTACAACTCAACAAAGCCTCGTGGCCCTCATCATATCcttttgaattaaaaatcaCCATTGTGCTTAGTGATGGATTGGCCATATGTGCTCATAAGCACTAatcaaatgaaataaaaagcaATTTTAGCCTGCATAAATTCCTAAGATTCCAtggctgaaaaataaaatcaatatatatatatttatatatataatttcttgtaGTTGTACTGCTCTAGAGACAAACTTACACATGAGAAATATTTTCTTACATACAATATTAAACTACCACCAAAAAGATCTTACAAGGTTACAAGATATACAGACTGGTTTGGTTGAAGGCCAAACTAATGGAATAGCAAGAATAATAACTATATTTCCCATCAAGGCCACTGCATTAAGATCCTTGTGGACCTTGAAGATTAGTTGAAACTTCTCTTCATTCAGCACGACTTAACACTCTCTCTAGAGCTACATAGTTAGATTCTTGAACTTGCAGACTTCAAAGCATATTGTTACAATAACCACTATCACGCGGCTGCATTTGATGAAGCCAGCTAAGAAAACAGAAAAATCCCATCTAAATAGCACCCAGTTCTGTGAGGGAGAGATATCACAAGTTAAGTAACTAACAAGTATCAATTAAGAAAAGCACATAATATCTGTAAATTGTAAGAACTAACCAGTTCAACAGGATAGATCACTGGTTTGCTTCTTGGCAACAAATCCAGCTGCTAACCCTACTGTTTTAGAATTAACATCATATGATGACAGG
The DNA window shown above is from Quercus lobata isolate SW786 chromosome 7, ValleyOak3.0 Primary Assembly, whole genome shotgun sequence and carries:
- the LOC115952627 gene encoding mediator of RNA polymerase II transcription subunit 4; translated protein: MLQSPARLGLTNPNSPSLQNPTPPKITHHPNHQLQPSSNLSSSNTAPIISTTTTSSTLLSLLPPLPRAQTLLLQMASLASKLFEVSPNRSLWLTAFRGSLPTFLPPQTQPTPLESSPSTAKEIHSLFTVLQTQLFEAVAELQEILDLQDAKKKVAREIQSKDSSLLAFANKLKDAERVLDILVDDYSDYRRPKRAKLEEDESMEEEEDDSSSCTTTVASKLKLSDILSYAHKISYTTFAPPEFGAGQAPLRGALPPAPQEEQMRASQLYNFADLDVGLPKVDESKEKTIEPIVEPPASQPADANPLANLTGLLPPNITVPSGWKPGMPVELPINLPMPPPGWKPGDPVPLSVLESLPVPRADEQQMRGPLAPQHKPPGPIQVRHVELDILDQDDDSSDYSSEEASSEDED